The following are from one region of the Streptomyces decoyicus genome:
- a CDS encoding zf-HC2 domain-containing protein, which translates to MAAAEDPRLAVGAYVLHALPPAEEAAFEEHLADCDGCAGEVAALEATVACLAEAEAATPPAALRRQVLDRIAATGQEHLMDDVPALGQALK; encoded by the coding sequence ATGGCTGCCGCCGAGGATCCGCGCCTGGCTGTCGGCGCCTATGTCCTGCACGCCCTTCCGCCCGCGGAGGAGGCCGCCTTCGAAGAGCACCTGGCCGACTGTGACGGCTGCGCCGGGGAGGTCGCCGCCCTGGAGGCCACCGTCGCGTGTCTGGCCGAAGCGGAAGCGGCCACCCCGCCCGCCGCGCTGCGCCGGCAGGTGCTCGACCGGATTGCGGCCACCGGCCAGGAGCATCTGATGGACGACGTGCCCGCACTGGGACAGGCGCTCAAGTAG
- a CDS encoding NAD(P)-dependent alcohol dehydrogenase, which translates to MRTTTGWQAAGPARALRRAPLERRDLRPDDLAVRVDYCGVCHTDLHAVDSRDGAADAPLVPGHEFTGMVTATGAEVTRFAVGDQVAVGNIVDSCDECAMCRAGQENFCRAFPTLTYGGTDRHDGSTTLGAFSREYVVRDRFAYPLPAGLDPAAAAPLLCAGITVWEPLRALGVGPRTRVAVAGLGGLGHLAVKLAVALGAETTVVSRSPDKAEDARRLGAHGFVVSFDPEQRAAARDRFDVVIDTISAPHDLGPYLGLVAMDGTLSHLGHLGPVTVETTDLLVGRKKLSSAGSGGRPATAAMLDFCAEHGITADIELLPSARVNEALDRLRRNEVHYRFVLDMSDLD; encoded by the coding sequence ATGAGGACCACCACGGGATGGCAGGCGGCAGGCCCCGCGCGGGCGCTGCGGCGGGCGCCGCTGGAACGGCGCGACCTGCGCCCCGACGACCTCGCGGTCCGCGTGGACTACTGCGGCGTCTGCCATACCGATCTGCACGCCGTCGACAGCCGGGACGGCGCGGCGGACGCCCCGCTGGTTCCGGGGCATGAGTTCACGGGCATGGTGACCGCGACCGGGGCCGAGGTCACCCGCTTCGCCGTCGGCGACCAGGTGGCGGTGGGCAACATCGTCGACTCGTGCGACGAGTGCGCCATGTGCCGGGCCGGCCAGGAGAACTTCTGCCGCGCCTTCCCGACCCTGACCTACGGCGGCACCGACCGGCACGACGGATCGACCACCTTGGGGGCCTTCTCCCGCGAGTACGTCGTACGCGACCGGTTCGCCTATCCGCTGCCGGCGGGCCTGGACCCGGCGGCCGCCGCCCCGCTGCTCTGCGCGGGGATCACCGTCTGGGAGCCGTTGCGGGCTCTCGGCGTGGGCCCGCGGACCCGTGTCGCCGTGGCAGGACTGGGCGGCCTGGGCCATCTCGCGGTCAAGCTCGCCGTGGCGCTCGGCGCCGAGACCACGGTGGTGAGCCGCTCTCCGGACAAGGCCGAGGACGCGCGCCGCCTCGGCGCCCACGGCTTCGTCGTGTCGTTCGACCCGGAACAGAGGGCTGCGGCCCGGGACCGGTTCGACGTCGTCATCGACACCATCTCCGCCCCGCACGACCTGGGCCCCTACCTCGGTCTGGTGGCCATGGACGGCACCCTCAGCCACCTCGGGCACCTGGGCCCCGTCACCGTGGAGACCACCGACCTGCTGGTGGGCCGCAAGAAACTCAGCTCCGCAGGCAGCGGCGGCAGGCCCGCGACCGCCGCCATGCTGGACTTCTGCGCCGAGCACGGCATCACCGCCGACATCGAGCTGCTCCCCTCGGCGCGGGTGAACGAGGCCCTCGACCGCCTACGGCGCAACGAGGTCCACTACCGCTTCGTACTCGACATGTCGGACCTGGACTGA
- a CDS encoding TetR family transcriptional regulator — MNEQPLTSRGAATYRRIIEVATQEFAEHGIAGARIERIVAAARSNKAQLYTYFGSKEGLFDAIFFGSLERIVNVAPIDATDLADWAVRLYDEYLRRPDLIRLATWARLERRPAGHLVDDPDRLDDGKLRAISEAQAAGLVRKGDPFDLMAMVIAMSMAWSPVSNVYAATAEEPDELHDRRRALLRESVHRAMTAD; from the coding sequence ATGAACGAGCAGCCCCTGACCTCGCGCGGAGCGGCCACATACCGGCGCATCATCGAGGTGGCGACCCAGGAGTTCGCGGAGCATGGGATCGCCGGCGCCCGCATCGAACGGATCGTGGCCGCCGCCCGCTCCAACAAGGCGCAGCTCTACACCTACTTCGGCAGCAAGGAAGGGCTCTTCGACGCCATCTTCTTCGGCTCCCTCGAGCGGATCGTGAACGTCGCCCCGATCGACGCCACCGACCTCGCGGACTGGGCCGTACGCCTCTACGACGAGTACCTCCGCCGCCCCGACCTGATCCGGCTGGCCACCTGGGCGCGCCTGGAGCGCCGCCCGGCCGGTCATCTGGTCGACGACCCCGACCGCCTCGACGACGGCAAACTGCGCGCCATCAGCGAAGCGCAGGCCGCCGGGCTGGTCCGCAAAGGGGACCCGTTCGACCTGATGGCCATGGTGATCGCCATGTCCATGGCCTGGTCACCGGTCAGCAACGTCTATGCCGCGACTGCCGAGGAGCCCGACGAACTGCACGACCGGCGCCGAGCCCTGCTCCGCGAGAGCGTCCACCGCGCCATGACAGCCGACTGA